The DNA region CCTGCGCAGAGGGAAACGGTGCGGGACAGGGGAGCAGCAAAGGGACGCGTAGGCTGACAGCGGTCAAGGACAGCGCAGCGCAGCCCGACACTGAATCGGTTAGAACCCGGTGCAAAAAAGACCAAGATTGTACTTTCAACACCTGTATGAGCTAACCATTTAAGAATCGCGCCTGAAAATCCTTAGTGGGTCCTTTCCCTACCCTCAGAATATTCCGTGAATCCACGACTGCGAGAAGTGTGGGAGGAGGCCACACCCTCTCGGGACGCGGGAGAGCGCCTGGAGGAGACCGAGGGGAGCCTCGGGCGGAAAAGGGGGCGCCGGGCGGGGCTGGGCCGAGGCCCCGCCCCCAAAAGCAGTTCTCAACCAGGTCGGACCGCCCGCAATAAAGGCAGGCGCGCGGCCATCGGCCCCACACTGAGGCGAAAGTTGTGATCGTTGCAGCATGTCCGGCCGGGGCAAGGGCGGCAAGGGGCTCGGCAAGGGCGGCGCCAAGCGCCACCGCAAGGTGCTGCGCGACAACATCCAGGGCATCACCAAGCCGGCCATCCGCCGCCTGGCTCGGCGCGGCGGCGTCAAGCGCATCTCGGGGCTCATCTACGAGGAGACGCGCGGCGTGCTGAAAGTGTTCCTGGAGAACGTGATCCGGGACGCCGTCACCTACACGGAGCACGCCAAGAGGAAGACGGTCACGGCCATGGACGTGGTCTACGCTCTCAAGCGCCAGGGCCGCACCCTCTACGGCTTCGGCGGTTGAGCtgtgttgctgctgcagcttaACGTTTTTATACCACAAAGGCTCTTTTCAGAGCCACCCACAAGTTTCAAAAAAAGAGCTTTGAGTTGCTGGTATAtgttgaattttgtttttcttagggGTGGAGGGAAACTGGCAAGGATTCTGTTTTCATTGGCTTCCCGGGGGCCCACAGCTGCTCGCCCCACTCCTCCCgccttcctccttttcccattcTGCCCGCGGAGCACCACCCGCTCAACCCAGGGCCTCTTCCCAAAGGCGTTTGTGAGGAACAGAAAGGCGACACAAGAGTAAGTAGGAAGGGGTGGGGGGCGGTAGGTCGGGGGCAAACGCCATTGCCGGAGCCTCTCTCGCGGCGCCACTTTGACCGCGgcagctgggaggggaaggaagctCCTGAAATGGCGGCGCTCTCCTCTCTGCCGTTCCATGGGCGGGACAGAGCGGCAAGAACAAACAGCGAAGCGCACCCGTTAGCGCCCCACGATCTGCACAGCAAAGGCTCTGCgagccctctgctcccaaaTCCTCCCGCCCTCCCACGCCCTGCTTCTGACTCTACCCGCTCTCTAGAGGTCCCGCTCTCGCCCACATTCGCCCCTGCCTCTCAACGCTCTCCCAGCACCGGCAGCTTTAGACGGTGAACCCTTAGGGGACAACAGGGCTGGACGCTACGGAAGGCCCGCACTCCTCCCGCTTATCCCACAACTGGCACTGCCTTGGACGCTGCGAAGTGTTTGGCACGGGCTGCCCGTGCCTGCTCCCTAACACAGAGACAACAGCTCTCTCCGGTGGCCTTGTGGTGGCTCTTAAAAGAGCCTTTCGGTCTGAAGGTACAAGGGCAGGGGACTCAGGCGCGCTCGCCGCGGATGCGCCGCGCCAGCTGGATGTCCTTGGGCATGATGGTGACGCGCTTGGCGTGGATGGCGCACAGGTTGGTGTCCTCGAAGAGCCCCACCAGGTAGGCCTCGCTGGCCTCCTGCAGCGCCATGACGGCCGAGCTCTGGAAGCGCAGGTCGGTCTTGAAGTCCTGCGCGATCTCGCGCACCAGGCGCTGGAAGGGCAGCTTGCGGATCAGCAGCTCCGTGGACTTCTGGTAGCGCCGGATCTCGCGCAGCGCCACCGTGCCGGGCCGGTAGCGGTGCGGCTTCTTGACGCCGCCCGTGGCCGGCGCGCTCTTGCGGGCAGCCTTGGTGGCCAGCTGCTTGCGGGGCGCCTTCCCGCCCGTCGACTTACGCGCCGTCTGCTTGGTGCGCGCCATCGCTCACCGCCAGCACCGATCTATGTAACGGAGCGAACAGCCTCCGCCAGCCTCATTTATCGTGCAGGGAGGCCCCGCCTCCGGCTGCCCATTGGACAAAGCATTGGGGGATTTGATTGGATAAATCTGAAGCCCCTCCGAGCCTCGCTCCATCCGAATAAATCGTGAggaatttcatttctgttacaGAAACATCAATAGCCGCCAATGTTTTTGTAGTATTCtgtttatttactgtatttcatttttttctaagttaTTCCCAAAGGGTACTTTCGGCTTTGTATTCTAAGCAATGTAGTCATATATAATGCCTTAAGTGAACGACAATCCctcaaaaccccacaacaagcgagataaacaaaacaaacaaaaatccccaccccaaaacaaacataaaacaaggagaaaaaaaaataaataaaaacggcggggggggggggggagaaaaaccaaacaaaaaccccaaacagaacaaaaatccCCACCACGAGAGTCACAGTTTCGACTTGCATGCAAAACACGTGATTTCGTTCTAAACTACTTTCATAAAAGTATAAGATGACGAAATCCAAGCACCAGTTATAAATAGAAAAACTATCATCAAGTAAATCTGATTAGAAACATGGTATCTTTTCGGGGATTCTATGAAAATCATGCTTTCTTTTTATCATCCTTAAGTGGCAGagtaatttaattaattaaagcaACTGCTTAGAAAGCAGAGATGTCGGGTCataagaaagaagagaaaggggcTGGTTTTGGTGAGATATTTAGGAGCAGGGCTCAGGCTAATACGGGGTTAACGCGGGATTTTCAAACCGTGCCCCTGAGCGCGGCCCTTTCCATCAGCCAATCAACCGGCAGCGCTTGGATATAAAAACGAGCTGGGAGCGGCGCTGGTAGCCACTGCCGGGTTTAATTGTTGTCTGTTGTACGCTGCGGTGGTTGTGTAGATGGCGCGCACGAAGCAGACGGCGCGTAAGTCGACGGGCGGGAAGGCGCCCCGCAAGCAGCTGGCCACCAAGGCTGCCCGCAAGAGCGCGCCGGCCACGGGCGGCGTCAAGAAGCCGCACCGCTACCGGCCCGGCACGGTGGCGCTGCGCGAGATCCGGCGCTACCAGAAGTCCACGGAGCTGCTGATCCGCAAGCTGCCCTTCCAGCGCCTGGTGCGCGAGATCGCGCAGGACTTCAAGACCGACCTGCGCTTCCAGAGCTCGGCCGTCATGGCGCTGCAGGAGGCCAGCGAGGCCTACCTGGTGGGGCTCTTCGAGGACACCAACCTGTGCGCCATCCACGCCAAGCGCGTCACCATCATGCCCAAGGACATCCAGCTGGCGCGGCGCATCCGCGGCGAGCGCGCCTGAGTCCCCTGCCCTTGTACCTTCAGACCGAAAGGCTCTTTTAAGAGCCACCACAAGGCCACCGGAGAGAGCTGTTGTCTCTGTGTCAGGGAGCAGGCACGGGCAGCCCGTGCCAAACACTTCGCAGCGCCCAAGGCAGTGCCAGTTGTGGGATAAGTGGGGGGAGTGCGGTACTTCCGTAGTGTCCAGCCCAACAGTCCCCTAAAGGTTCACCGTCTATAGCCGCCGGTGCTGGGAGGACGTTAAGGGACAGGGGCGAATGTGGGCGAGAGCGGGACCTCTAGATAGCGAGTGGGCAGCGTCAGAAGCAGGGCGTGGGCGGGCGGGAGGAcatgggggagcagagggctcgcagagcctttgctgctgcagatcGTGGGGCGCTAACGGGTGCCCTTCGTTGTTTGTTCTTGCCGCTCTGTCCCTCCCATGGAACGGCAGAGAGGAGAGCGCCGCCATTTCAGGagcttccttccccttccagctGCCGCGGTCAAAGTGGCGCCGCGAGAGAGGCTCCGGCAATGGCGTTTGCCCCCGACCTACCGCCCCCCACCCCTCGCCACTTACTCTTGTGTCGCCTTTCTGCTCCTTTCACAGATCTTTGGGAAGAGGATCTGGGTTGAGCGGGTGGTGCTCCGCGGGCagaatgggaaaaggagaaaggcGGGAGGAGTGGGGCGAGCAGCTGTGGGCCCCGGGGAAGCCAAGGTAAACAGAATCCTTGTCAGTTTCCCTCCACCCCtaagaaaaacataattcaACGTATACCAGCAacttaaagctctttttttgaaatttgtGGGTGGCTCTGAAAAGAGCCTTTGTAGTATAAAAACGTtaagctgcagcagcaacaaagCTCAACCGCCGAAGCCGTAGAGGGTGCGGCCCTGGCGCTTGAGAGCGTAGACCACGTCCATGGCCGTGACCGTCTTCCTCTTGGCGTGCTCCGTGTAGGTGACGGCGTCGCGGATCACGTTCTCCAGGAACACCTTCAGCACGCCGCGCGTCTCCTCGTAGATGAGCCCCGAGATGCGCTTGACGCCGCCGCGCCGAGCCAGGCGGCGGATGGCCGGCTTGGTGATGCCCTGGATGTTGTCGCGCAGCACCTTGCGGTGGCGCTTGGCGCCGCCCTTGCCGAGCCCCTTGCCGCCCTTGCCCCGGCCGGACATGCTGCAACGATCACAAGCGGTGTCTCAGTGCCGCGCCGACGGCCGCGCGCTTGCCTTTATTGCGGGCGGTCCGACCTGGTTGAGGACTGCTGTAGTGGGCGGGGCCTGGCGCGCTCTCCCCCCGGGCCGCTGCTgccgcgccgccgcctcggGCCCGGGCCCGCTCCCGGGAGGCCGAACCCGGACGGAGCCGGGAGCGGATCCCGGCCGCGCTCGGCCCGCGgctgcccggccctgcccctgGGGCTCTCGGGGTCCGTAGGGAGCTGCGGCAAAACGCGGCCGATGGCGGCGGCGAGACCGGGAGAGCCGCGCTCCGCCCGCGCTCCGCCGGCCTCCCGCGCTGCCGCCATCGAGCCGCGCCCCAACAAAGGGCTCGGCCGGGCAGGGAGCGGAGGGTGCCGCGGGCCCGGTTCTGCGGTAAATGCGCCCTTTACTACCGAGGGCTCTGAAAGGGGGGTAAATGTGgtgaggattttatttttccctttgaggGAGAcgctttgatttattttttttttcctctgaagggaATCCTTGTTTCCTCCATATCGCTGACTTAAGGGTCACGTGGTTTCCTTGTGTTTGAGACTGACCTGCTAATGAAGGAACTGATTTGTGTCTCTTACCGATGTACccatgaaaaaaattgcatcagGTCTGCGCTTTTACAGATGTTACGAGTGTTTGATCATTTTCATAGTCCTGTTCTTTATTGAAACATAATAAACCCTTACTTTCGccctttctttcttcacagTATATTACTTGTTGGATACAATAAGTGGTCTAGTCTTGTCATTTTGTGCTATAGTGCCTGTTGGCTCCATGAGTCCATTCTGCTGCAGTGACTCCTGAAACCATTTAAGCTTTGCATGCTCATAaccttcttttgtttcttctgagtTATTCTTTAAATTTACCACGgatttgaaagtaattttacttttttctggaaggattgtaaaataaattctatCCCATACAGTTACTATATTCCAACTTCCTTGGCAGGAGTTTTGCTCTGGTTAATTATACCTACATGGAGTGcacaggtttggggttttttttgctgatcAGGAATTTCTGAGTTTGTTTGATCctccccatttttcccccatttccgATGGGTGCCTATTACTACACAATGCTTGAATATGAAAAGGTTTTGCTGGGTAATTTTGCACACTTTTGCATTTGAGCCATGATTGctttgttgttggttttgtttgtccttttttaCCACCTTTTCTTAAAAGTTCTTCTCAGGGGAGATGATAATGCAGACTTTTGAGGtttacttttctctctctgtagaCCCTTTACACGTATGTTATTTAATACAGGTTATGCTTGGCCATGACTGTGATATCCATTTTCACGTGTAGACAGCCAGCCAGTGTTTACATCAGTTTGTATCTATTAATAGTAAATTATTTGTTCTGCAGGTATAGGAAATACATACTTATCTTTGCATATCAACATTAGTGATGCTTGTAGGACCAATGAAACTCTTCCACTTGTTGTGGTCTAACCCCAGCCAGAATCCAAGAGCCATGCAGGCACTTGCTCATCCCCccaccagcaggactggggagagaatcagaagggtaaaagccaggaaactcatgggttgagatgaagacagtttaatagTGAAAACGAAAACTGCACTcacaagaaaagcaaaccaaagaGTTAATTCAGCATTTCCCATGGCAGGTGTTGAGCCACTGCTGGGAGAGCAAGGCCTGATCACTGTAATGCTTACTtaggaagacaaacaccatc from Sylvia atricapilla isolate bSylAtr1 chromosome 5, bSylAtr1.pri, whole genome shotgun sequence includes:
- the LOC136361744 gene encoding histone H4, encoding MSGRGKGGKGLGKGGAKRHRKVLRDNIQGITKPAIRRLARRGGVKRISGLIYEETRGVLKVFLENVIRDAVTYTEHAKRKTVTAMDVVYALKRQGRTLYGFGG
- the LOC136361745 gene encoding histone H3, whose protein sequence is MARTKQTARKSTGGKAPRKQLATKAARKSAPATGGVKKPHRYRPGTVALREIRRYQKSTELLIRKLPFQRLVREIAQDFKTDLRFQSSAVMALQEASEAYLVGLFEDTNLCAIHAKRVTIMPKDIQLARRIRGERA
- the LOC136360950 gene encoding histone H3 — encoded protein: MARTKQTARKSTGGKAPRKQLATKAARKSAPATGGVKKPHRYRPGTVALREIRRYQKSTELLIRKLPFQRLVREIAQDFKTDLRFQSSAVMALQEASEAYLVGLFEDTNLCAIHAKRVTIMPKDIQLARRIRGERA
- the LOC136360951 gene encoding histone H4, coding for MSGRGKGGKGLGKGGAKRHRKVLRDNIQGITKPAIRRLARRGGVKRISGLIYEETRGVLKVFLENVIRDAVTYTEHAKRKTVTAMDVVYALKRQGRTLYGFGG